GCGTGGGTGAAGGAGGGACGAGGGAAACGCAGCGTGCACGCTGAAGGGGGTATGGTTTTCTATTGATTTTGATTAGAAGGTGGTTAAACTATCGATATTGTTTTCTATTGTTTTTTCTAAAAAGAATGGATAACTTTCGATGAAAACCCTCGACGAACTTGCGACAGCGTTGGAAGAGGCCCGACACGCCAAGGGGCTGACCTACAAGGATCTGGCCGCCCGGACAGGGCTCACCCCGTTGACGGTGCGCCATGTGCTGCAGGGCAAAGCGGCGGTGCGCGCGACCAATCTGATGGCCCTGGCCGCTGAACTGGGGCTGGAACTGGTGCTCGTGCCCCAGGTGGTGGCCGCCTCGCTGGCGGGCGCACGTGCCCCCGCACAACAGGCGCCGCTTCGGTATGGATCCGCGGCCGGTGAACCTGCAACGGGCCGCGTGCCGATGGTGCGCGAAGGGCGTGGTCTGCTGGAAGAGCCAGGTGCCAAGGCCTTCACCACACCGCTGGAGCGGCTGATCGCCGACATGAATGCGCGTGCCTTGGGCGTGGCGGGTGCGAAAGGCCAGGGCGCCGGGCGCACCGGTGTAGGTCGACGCAAATGAGATACCGCGCCCTCGACATCACCTTGGGCGCGCGCCGCTGCGGTGTGCTGTTCCAGTACGGCCAAGGGGCCGGCGCGCTGATGCGCCTGCAGCCCGACCCCGACTACTGGCGAGACCCGCAGGCGCCCGTGTTGTCCTGGGGTGCGCGCCAGGACAACGAACGCGGGCGCGCCCTGTTCCTCGCCGATGCCGCCCGGCAACCCTTCTTCAACGGCCAGGGCGAACGGCTGCCGGCCTTCTTCCAGAACCTGCTGCCCGAAGGGCCGTTGCGCAAGCACCTGGAGCAACTGCGGGGTTGCGCACCGGACGACCACATGGAAATCCTGGCCATGTGCGGCGAAGACCTGCCGGGCAACGTCTACGCGTGGCCGCTGCCCGAAGACCGCGAGGCCATGCGCAAGGTGGTGACGCAGGACAACGATGCACTGGAGATGTCGGTGATCGAGTCGCCGGTGGCAGGGGCCACGTCTCTCTCCGGCATCCAGCCCAAGCTCGGCCTCGTGGAGCAGGGTGGCCGCTATGTAGCCCGCACACGCGACCGCACCGACGGCGTGCACATCATTGCCAAGC
The sequence above is a segment of the Hydrogenophaga sp. BPS33 genome. Coding sequences within it:
- a CDS encoding helix-turn-helix domain-containing protein, producing the protein MKTLDELATALEEARHAKGLTYKDLAARTGLTPLTVRHVLQGKAAVRATNLMALAAELGLELVLVPQVVAASLAGARAPAQQAPLRYGSAAGEPATGRVPMVREGRGLLEEPGAKAFTTPLERLIADMNARALGVAGAKGQGAGRTGVGRRK